In Lepus europaeus isolate LE1 chromosome 8, mLepTim1.pri, whole genome shotgun sequence, a single genomic region encodes these proteins:
- the LOC133765211 gene encoding rho GTPase-activating protein 20-like: MVNYRAKFFSRTFMEKWERLLDRCITESKEKDQKQTTLLQIESLTDSNIPYSGIITVTNLDTVNDVIHMALPVLGLSGSETDYQMWVYSNQRKNSYPLIGYECPYAIQASYHRAALHNHEPGKSTSTLSMEDPVLDILSYGGIQFVLKPRHVAERPRRCGFPTNWLSCWGITRSHNDVPQDAAPALSVPTFLRVSGVEDLMLTLWELIRLIKQKGPKTENIFQIVGDLKSFIALKERFNTGDRGDWGNESPLVLATLLKDCLRAFPNTLFSADLYDQWLNVLDEGNDEEARDIQRLLAHLPRANAAVLRHLFSSLYAISRNASYNQMTTSKLALCITPSLLCVWRSTSTSPALEGELRRKISLVEFMIASYPRIFGDDQKSKKSCMNSKRNFGESSRQVIATAGQSAAGLDAEPDNREPVPDVPQPGVTMNAETKPRHGSMIVSLESDPESGMVTD, encoded by the exons TTCcagaacattcatggaaaaatgggaacGCTTGCTGGACAG gtgtATAACTGAGTCGAAAGAGAAAGATCAAAAGCAGACCACACTTCTGCAGATAGAATCACTCACCGATAGCAACATTCCTTAT TCTGGAATTATAACAGTTACCAATTTAGACACCGTGAATGACGTTATCCATATGGCACTACCAGTGCTAGGATTAAGT GGCTCAGAAACGGACTACCAAATGTGGGTCTATTCAAACCAGAGAAAGAACTCTTACCCACTCATTG GGTATGAATGTCCATATGCTATTCAAGCAAGCTACCATCGAGCTGCTCTTCATAATCATGAACCGGGGAAGTCCACCTCCACCCTGAGCATGGAGGATCCTGTTCTGGACATCTTGTCTTATGGAGGGATCCAGTTCGTTTTGAAGCCCAGGCACGTGGCTGAAAGGCCGCGCCGCTGCG GCTTTCCCACGAACTGGCTGTCTTGCTGGGGCATTACCAGAAGCCATAATGACGTGCCCCAGGACGCCGCTCCTGCTCTTTCAGTGCCAACATTCCTGAGAGTGTCTGGTGTGGAGGACCTGATGCTCACGCTTTGG GAGTTGATCCGCCTTATCAAGCAGAAAGGGCCAAAGAcagagaatatttttcaaatagttgGTGACCTAAAGTCATTTATAGCCCTGAAGGAAAGATTCAATACAGGAGATAGAGGCGACTGGGGCAATGAATCGCCACTTGTGTTAGCAACACTATTAAAG GATTGCCTTCGAGCCTTTCCTAACACCCTGTTTTCAGCTGACCTCTATGATCAGTGGCTGAATGTTCTTGATGAAGGCAATGACGAGGAGGCCAGAGACATCCAGAG GCTTTTAGCCCATCTGCCCAGAGCTAACGCAGCTGTCCTAAGACACTTGTTTTCATCATTATATGCAATCTCACGTAATGCATCATACAATCAAATGACTACATCAAAGTTAGCTTTGTGCATCACCCCGAGCCTTCTGTGTGTCTGGCGATCTACTTCAACAAGCCCAGCCCTCGAAGGCGAATTGAGGAGAAAG ATTTCCCTTGTGGAATTTATGATTGCAAGTTATCCCAGAATATTTGGAGATGACCAGAAGTCTAAGAAGAGCTGTATGAATTCCAAAAGAAACTTTGGAGAGAGTAGCCGGCAAGTCATCGCCACTGCGGGGCAGAGTGCTGCCGGCCTAG ATGCCGAGCCTGACAACCGAGAACCAGTGCCGGACGTGCCACAGCCAGGCGTGACTATGAATGCTGAAACCAAGCCCcgccacg